One segment of Pangasianodon hypophthalmus isolate fPanHyp1 chromosome 10, fPanHyp1.pri, whole genome shotgun sequence DNA contains the following:
- the jmjd1ca gene encoding probable JmjC domain-containing histone demethylation protein 2C isoform X3, whose protein sequence is MELVGRRFLCVSGGEERELGGVARWGWRAGLIRAVTSRHTDSPTLAVCVEWDGEPSAECKWRRLREEWEVFVLEHELVWAKRNSTSQENSSPQPALVFQPLIGQAHVGGVAVVEFLSDRELEFYTEREELRPYEEEVDGGSSLLREDLSSHEQLQAWLRHRQLQHILQLGHSSVKGLRVKVFRPDSKPQWLHGIVSHHDHNNRTMTVLSDQVAEPLSVDPALVHVLVLDDISQLLLVEQNATTNCKPHTNKISRITLVCSSGPVQRKQPELCREKSNCSPKEDDTDRMREESGADEARADSSKSMINHSERKRRKAGDKEEQDEMDSRSAGLKRSKGNSGSDQSEYSDSEGSILESKSLQRKSSKKPADCKTVNNPAAHLGHDLKAHSSPKSIELSSSQSAETECQRVGKVMPLQGNLTNTPCNGVYQTVNSLQCTMGLGCDKAEMERGDGVMEDQSEGASQEDCEAVSALLASQEDEQLVSLETACVLLHTSPPECEGVEGEQEIPQGEPEVRTSDLTCPEVITPSCDPAEAVEEEPRVVLTHSPAMICNSKVDAVKVVKSSQAPGLATSPRHDAAHVSEITHKTTVHQSPCSSLEVISRPPDVTEVTRLRCSASPQAARIEESSLPSKVSTDKVLIGFKSTQGSKVTPTLTLHQHNAPSPSTTDIQAQSRTPPQTIAHNHMPTADKLTKSPLIIDRNEPFTVYRDPALVRRELESLSTYVQPPHTPPNLHSKHHLKSPSPSSSSPSLTSTTSHTKIMSPAAHLSPLPLPSQSPLCSTHPSIPHPHLLPSLLPGLPPTSALLAGHARLAPLSLPHHPLALQATPSLLGQGPGTASLAPMGLYPVLWPPFPNGVHGYGLGMPGPKWTPPDTAGISEVSLRRNTPSPWVPQTSPVTSAESQGLQPPLPVQPSSAEPQRPSRSAQPSTPTSKSTEEPERRVFSETQNSTHMPLKAEQERVKAVVGKNGHASHSTVTESPSARSKQPQLVYDLTGDRTSCYQEESRRILQESIEVAPFTAKLSSDREPYPKSPTPSLHFKERERERQCDREMHMFRHSVPPRLQSAQPSPTLTQSSYYTPAAGSVENKASTRRAPPSKELYERLSSPNTAASVLSSPSTQSTVKARPPPLVKRNPEKEEGLLGKITDQLISKTISLDPLEVNSMERKGSSTSLISVSSSSSSRVVPSLHRAPIFHPPALPIVTSKEAGQGRLSPPTLTPIQPMSLSGKGQNQHRPPTLMPELRHGAVTGKRAAPEPVSITNKGYDLQRSGVLHNRERVIGGHITNGGLVNTQAATASVIVRSSGYMHTPVNHTITERSLSQVHCDHVRTFESLPSTHSKDGNGQCKRGILWTPVDTVHPVNMVTLKQDINTPLNMTKNMSTHFSNRGVKYSVNIDTPHSIIDLVSEQCEKEKEEISTIVQPKVNLSFCPPRDIPHVKKRRAGLAASELRQNMHAVQPLNTTDTLNTTKSRYTCTTHSTHTKCTAHTVDQDKESIFNPSPSKYPRLAPEVTGVVASKPGSVGKVQPLSPSTHTNHSAQSGQNNYHKLKKAWLTRHSEQDRGSVTSETAGGSTTLTTTTTFSLPIKQEVNGLEDKWPIQEGKELFLDNRKSKTLDRKCLVEDRKPNGSNAKSNTEDKKTPLTRDNKVTLEEVKPIMDRNGNLQGKKPNFQNKKLCINIRRPNSADIKIEKDNHGEKRIFQSSFESESGGDSVNENKCHKSDPGSIHRPKPAFKKKQNDQKKQRGENEREDEEEEGEEDEGKFNGTIQTTKEKSHHRLPSNGIPRSVLKDWRKVRKLKQSGEAFLQDDSCAEIGANVQKCRECRLDRSRKAQEPVISPVFCRFYYFRRLSYSKNGVVRVDGFSVVEDTDEEAVRVWVAGFEDEQEDKQREMELDTAKYILTLIGDKFCQLVKTENTAVTWVKKDTQVMWKRAVRGVREMCDACEATLFNMHWACHKCGFVVCMDCYKARERKSAKDKELYAWVRCVKNQPHDLKSLMPTQIVPERVLADLQSAMHSIRREYGIPSQCSCFGSSAFLSRSTITNGVLQLSERPQCNLKSQQQNQQKTTQNTAHKISTERRGKLECDDIETLGRKSGSPEQGSTLRDLLTSTAGKLRLGSTGPGIAFAPVYNTDQTAQKARMPSLLDDIIASVVENKIPASKMTKLRLNQNLLTEEEEELVLEEVKPIRIPLADPHTSVPHDWIGSHRLLWLKDHHHLGNQRLFKENWTQEQPVLVSGMHKRLNASLWKPEHFSREFSALHSDFYNCRDGSIINTCVKEFWDGFEDVSKRTKSTKGDPAVYRLKDWPSGEEFLALMPSRYEDIMRSLPVPEYTGPDGALNLASRLPSFFIRPDLGPRLCCAHGVTACPEQDFGTSNLHVEISDTMSILVYVGVAKGNGALSKSGVLKLLEREDLDESAKKRLRDPNETPGALWHIYLSKDLHKIQEFLQTVAVERAEADAEADSEAEWESEADPLREGSWYLSPKLRQRLLEEHGVESRTLLQFYGDTVIIPAGALHQVMNLHSCIQVNVDFVSPEHAHNSYYLTQELRPLKDQVNYEDKLQVKNIFYHSVKDAVAALSRHLKEQSTEEVKEEEC, encoded by the exons gAGGAAGTGGATGGCGGGAGCTCACTGCTGAGAGAAGATCTTTCAAGCCATGAGCAGCTCCAGGCTTGGCTCAGACATCGTCAGCTCCAGCACATTCTTCAGCTAG GACACAGCAGTGTGAAGGGCCTCAGGGTGAAGGTGTTCAGACCCGATTCCAAACCTCAATGGCTCCATGGTATCGTAAGCCATCATGATCACAACAACAGAACTATGACTGTcctgagcgaccag GTAGCAGAGCCTCTGAGTGTGGACCCAGCACTTGTGCATGTGCTGGTTCTGGACGACATAAGCCAGTTGTTATTAGTGGAACAAAATGCCACAACAAATTGTAAACCTCACACTAACAAGATCAGCAGGATCACCCTG GTGTGTAGCTCGGGGCCAGTGCAGAGGAAACAGCCAGAGCTGTGCAGAGAGAAATCCAACTGCAGCCCAAAAGAGGACGACACAGACAGGATGAGAGAGGAGAGCGGAGCTGATGAAGCAAGAGCAG ATTCCTCAAAAAGTATGATCAACCATagtgagaggaagaggaggaaagcAGGGGACAAGGAAGAGCAGGATGAAATGGACAGTAGGAGTGCTGGGTTGAAGAGGTCGAAGGGTAACAGTGgctctgaccagtcagaatacAGTGATTCAGAGGGCAGCATCTTGGAATCAAAAAGCCTACAGAGAAAATCTTCAAAGAAGCCAGCTGACTGCAAGACAGTCAACAATCCTGCAGCACATTTAGGTCATGACCTGAAGGCTCACTCGTCCCCCAAAAGCATAGAACTTTCTTCTAGCCAATCAGCAGAGACTGAATGCCAGAGAGTAGGGAAAGTCATGCCCTTGCAGGGTAATTTAACCAACACACCCTGCAATGGAGTGTACCAAACAGTCAATTCATTACAGTGCACCATGGGACTGGGCTGTGATAAAGCAGAGATGGAGCGgggagatggagtgatggaggatCAGAGTGAGGGTGCATCACAAGAGGACTGTGAAGCTGTCTCTGCTCTACTGGCGTCCCAAGAGGATGAGCAGCTGGTTTCCTTGGAGACTGCATGTGTGTTATTGCACACATCGCCACCAGAGTGCGAGGGGGTTGAGGGTGAACAGGAGATTCCACAAGGTGAACCAGAGGTCAGGACATCTGATTTGACGTGCCCAGAGGTCATTACACCCAGTTGCGACCCAGCAGAAGCAGTGGAAGAAGAGCCCAGAGTAGTTTTGACTCACTCTCCCGCCATGATTTGCAACTCAAAGGTGGATGCTGTTAAAGTAGTTAAGTCAAGTCAGGCTCCTGGTCTAGCTACTAGTCCTAGACACGATGCTGCTCATGTCTCAGAAATTACCCACAAGACCACTGTACACCAAAGTCCTTGCTCCTCTCTTGAGGTGATTTCCAGGCCACCAGATGTTACAGAGGTTACCAGGCTGAGATGCAGTGCCTCTCCTCAAGCTGCCAGAATCGAAGAGAGCAGTTTGCCCTCAAAAGTCAGTACAGATAAAGTTCTCATTGGATTTAAAAGCACACAAGGTTCCAAAGTTACCCCTACCCTGACCCTTCATCAACATAATGCTCCCTCTCCTAGCACAACAGACATACAGGCTCAATCAAGGACCCCCCCTCAGACTATTGCCCATAATCACATGCCTACTGCAGACAAACTAACTAAGAGCCCACTGATCATTGACAGAAATGAGCCTTTCACGGTCTATCGAGACCCAGCACTTGTGAGGAGAGAACTGGAGAGCCTCTCTACTTATGTCCAACCACCACACACCCCACCCAACCTTCATTCGAAACACCATCTGAAAAGCCCATCTCCCTCCTCCAGCTCCCCCAGCCTTACCTCCACCACCTCCCACACCAAGATCATGAGTCCTGCAGCACACCTCTCACCTCTTCCGCTCCCTTCCCAGTCTCCTTTGTGCTCTACTCACCCCTCCATCCCTCACCCTCACCTGCTTCCATCTCTCCTGCCCGGTTTGCCCCCAACGTCAGCACTCCTGGCTGGACATGCTCGGCTGGCGCCTCTGAGTCTCCCCCACCACCCATTGGCCCTGCAGGCAACCCCATCTCTGCTGGGCCAGGGCCCAGGAACTGCTTCCCTGGCACCGATGGGCCTGTACCCAGTCCTCTGGCCCCCTTTTCCTAATGGGGTGCATGGCTATGGTCTGGGAATGCCAGGGCCCAAGTGGACACCCCCAGACACTGCAGGCATATCTGAGGTTAGCCTGAGGAGG AACACACCAAGCCCCTGGGTCCCTCAGACCTCTCCTGTAACCAGTGCAGAAAGTCAGGGTTTGCAACCCCCGCTGCCTGTACAGCCCTCAAGCGCTGAACCCCAGAGACCATCCAGGAGTGCCCAGCCCAGCACCCCTACCTCTAAAAGCACAGA GGAACCAGAGAGGAGGGTGTTCTCAGAGACTCAAAACTCCACTCACATGCCACTGAAGGCAGAACAGGAGCGTGTGAAGGCAGTAGTGGGAAAGAATGGACATGCATCCCACTCCACAGTCACAGAGTCACCTTCTGCTCGCTCCAAACAGCCTCAGTTGGTGTATGACCTCACAGGTGACCGCACCAGCTGTTACCAGGAGGAGAGTCGGCGCATTCTGCAGGAGAGCATTGAAGTAGCACCATTCACAGCCAAACTCAGCTCAGACAGAGAGCCCTATCCTAAAAGCCCCACTCCTTCACTACatttcaaagagagagagagagagcgacagtgtgacagagagatGCACATGTTCAGACACAGCGTGCCTCCCAGGTTGCAGTCAGCCCAGCCTTCACCAACACTCACCCAGAGTAGCTACTACACCCCAGCAGCTGGCAGTGTGGAGAACAAGGCTTCTACACGTAGAGCTCCACCCAGCAAAGAGCTGTATGAGAGACTCAGTTCCCCAAACACTGCTGCCTCTGTCCTCTCTTCACCTAGCACACAGAGCACAGTCAAAGCTAGACCTCCACCCCTCGTCAAGCGCAACCCTGAGAAAGAGGAAGGTCTCCTGGGCAAGATTACAGACCAGTTGATCTCCAAAACTATCTCACTGGATCCACTAGAAGTCAATAGCATGGAGAGAAAAGGCTCCTCCACTTCTctcatttctgtctcttcttcttcttcttctcgcGTTGTACCCTCACTGCACAGGGCCCCCATCTTCCACCCCCCAGCCTTACCCATTGTGACGTCTAAAGAGGCAGGGCAAGGTAGGTTGTCGCCACCCACCCTGACACCCATCCAGCCAATGAGCTTATCTGGAAAGGGTCAGAATCAGCACAGGCCGCCCACATTGATGCCTGAGCTCAGACACGGAGCAGTCACTGGAAAGAGGGCGGCTCCTGAGCCAGTATCCATCACAAACAAAGGTTATGATTTGCAGAGGAGTGGAGTTTTGCACAATCGAGAAAGAGTGATAGGAGGTCACATAACCAACGGAGGATTGGTGAACACACAGGCTGCCACTGCTTCTGTTATTGTTCGTTCTTCTGGCTACATGCACACACCTGTGAACCACACCATCACTGAAAGGTCACTTTCCCAAGTTCATTGTGACCATGTGCGAACATTTGAAAGTTTGCCAAGCACACACTCGAAGGATGGCAATGGTCAGTGTAAGAGGGGCATCCTGTGGACCCCGGTGGACACTGTGCACCCTGTAAACATGGTCACTTTAAAACAGGACATTAACACACCTTTGAACATGACTAAAAATATGAGTACTCATTTTTCAAATCGTGGGGTgaaatattctgtaaatataGATACACCACACTCAATAATAGACTTGGTATCTGAGCAGTGTgaaaaggagaaggaggaaattAGTACCATAGTTCAGCCAAAGGTGAATCTCTCCTTTTGCCCCCCTAGAGACATCCCCCATGTAAAGAAACGCAGAGCTGGACTAGCTGCTTCAGAACTGAGGCAAAATATGCATGCAGTCCAGCCCCTGAACACTACGGACACTTTGAACACTACCAAGAGTAGATACACTTGCACTACCCACAGTACACATACCAAATGCACTGCGCACACTGTGGACCAAGATAAAGAGTCTATATTCAATCCTAGCCCATCCAAATATCCCAGGTTAGCCCCTGAGGTCACTGGGGTTGTAGCCAGCAAACCAGGCTCAGTGGGAAAAGTTCAGCCACTGTCTCCCTCAACCCATACTAACCATTCTGCCCAGTCTGGTCAAAACAATTACCACAAACTGAAAAAAGCCTGGCTTACCCGTCACTCTGAGCAGGACAGAGGTAGTGTCACCTCAGAGACAGCAGGGGGCAGTACCACACTAACCACCACAACCACTTTCTCTCTGCCAATCAAGCAGGAGGTGAATGGACTGGAGGATAAATGGCCCATACAGGAGGGCAAAGAACTTTTTCTAGATAACAGGAAATCTAAAACCCTAGACAGGAAATGCCTAGTTGAAGACAGGAAGCCCAATGGAAGCAATGCTAAGTCCAACACAGAGGATAAAAAAACACCTCTCACCAGGGATAATAAAGTTACTTTAGAAGAAGTAAAGCCCATCATGGATAGAAATGGCAACTTGCAGGGTAAGAAGCCTAACTTTCAGAATAAGAAACTATGCATTAATATAAGGAGGCCAAACTCAGCCGAcataaaaatagagaaagatAATCATGGGGAGAAACGGATCTTTCAGTCCAGCTTTGAAAGTGAGAGTGGAGGGGACTCGGTCAATGAAAACAAGTGTCACAAATCTGACCCAGGGAGCATACATCGGCCCAAACCTGCATTCAAAAAGAAGCAGAATGACCAGAAAAAGCAGAGaggtgagaatgagagagaggatgaagaggaagagggagaagaggatgaGGGAAAATTTAATGGCACAATCCAGACTACCAAAGAGAAATCTCACCACAGGCTGCCTAGCA ACGGCATTCCTCGTTCAGTGCTGAAGGACTGGAGGAAGGTAAGGAAGCTGAAGCAGAGCGGCGAGGCCTTCTTGCAGGATGATTCATGTGCAGAGATTGGAGCTAATGTACAGAAATGCCGGGAGTGCCGATTGGACCGCTCACGCAAGGCCCAAGAGCCTGTCATTTCACCTGTCTTTTGTCGCTTCTACTACTTCCGCAG ACTGTCATACAGCAAGAACGGAGTAGTGCGGGTGGACGGCTTCTCTGTTGTGGAAGACACTGATGAAGAAGCAGTGCGGGTGTGGGTGGCAGGCTTTGAAGATGAACAAGAAGACAAGCAAAGGGAGATGGAGCTGGACACAGCCAAATACATTCTCACACTCATAGGAGACAAGTTTTGCCAGCTTGTCAAGACAGAAAACACTGCTGTCACATGGGTCAAGAAAGACA cccaGGTGATGTGGAAGCGAGCGGTGAGAGgtgtgagagagatgtgtgACGCATGTGAAGCCACTCTGTTTAATATGCATTGGGCCTGTCACAAATGTGGCTTTGTGGTGTGCATGGACTGCTACAAAGCCCGCGAGAGGAAGAGTGCCAAAG ATAAAGAGCTGTATGCCTGGGTTAGGTGTGTGAAGAATCAGCCCCATGACCTGAAGAGCCTAATGCCTACTCAAATAGTCCCAGAGAGAG TGTTAGCAGATCTGCAGAGCGCCATGCACTCTATAAGGAGAGAATACGGCATCCCCTCTCAGTGCTCTTGCTTTGGCAGCAGTGCCTTCCTCTCCAGATCCACCATCACTAATGGCGTCTTACAG CTTTCTGAGAGGCCACAGTGCAACTTGAAAAGCCAGCAGCAAAatcagcagaagaccacacagAACACTGCTCACAAGATCTCCACAGAGAGAAGAG GAAAATTGGAGTGTGATGATATTGAGACTTTGGGCAGGAAGTCAGGCAGCCCAGAGCAGGGCTCCACTTTGCGTGACCTCCTGACATCCACAGCTGGAAAACTGCGTCTGGGATCCACTGGGCCTGGAATAGCCTTTGCACCAGTTTATAACACTGATCAG ACTGCTCAGAAAGCTCGCATGCCCAGCCTCCTGGATGACATTATTGCCTCAGTAGTGGAGAACAAAATTCCCGCCTCAAAGATGACCAAACTTCGGTTGAACCAGAATTTGCtgacagaggaggaggaagagctgGTGCTGGAGGAGGTGAAGCCTATTCGAATCCCACTGGCTGACCCGCATACCAGTGTTCCACATGATTGGATAGGCAGCCACCGGTTGCTTTGGCTTAAAGATCACCATCACCTAGGCAACCAAAGATTGTTCAAAGAGAACTGGACACAAGAGCAG CCGGTGCTGGTCTCTGGCATGCACAAGCGTCTGAATGCCAGTCTGTGGAAGCCAGAGCACTTTAGCAGAGAATTCTCAGCACTCCACAGTGATTTCTACAACTGCCGTGATGGGAGCATCATAAACACCTGTGTCAAGGAATTCTGGGATGGATTTGAGGATGTGTCAA AGAGAACTAAATCTACTAAAGGTGACCCTGCAGTATACAGACTGAAGGACTGGCCATCAGGGGAAGAGTTCCTGGCACTCATGCCATCCAG GTATGAAGACATTATGAGGTCGTTGCCAGTTCCAGAATACACTGGTCCAGATGGAGCCCTCAACCTGGCCTCTCGCCTTCCGTCGTTCTTCATCCGGCCAGATCTGGGTCCTCGTCTCTGCTGTGCTCATG GTGTGACAGCATGCCCAGAGCAGGACTTTGGAACCAGCAATCTGCATGTTGAAATATCTGACACTATGAGTATTCTGGTCTACGTGGGTGTAGCCAAGGGCAATGGAGCTCTCTCCAAGTCAG GAGTTTTGAAACTCTTAGAGAGAGAGGATCTGGATGAGAGTGCAAAGAAGAGGCTGAGAGATCCCAATGAAACTCCAGGCGCACTGTGGCACATCTACCTGAGTAAAGATCTCCATAAGATCCAGGAATTCCTCCAAACG gtagcAGTGGAGCGTGCTGAGGCAGATGCTGAGGCTGACTCTGAGGCAGAATGGGAGAGTGAGGCAGACCCTCTTCGTGAGGGGAGCTGGTACCTGAGCCCGAAGCTGCGGCAGAGGCTGCTGGAGGAACACGGTGTGGAGAGTCGCACACTGCTGCAGTTCTACGGCGACACTGTGATTATCCCTGCCGGAGCCCTACACCAG